The following are encoded together in the Pseudoalteromonas shioyasakiensis genome:
- the betB gene encoding betaine-aldehyde dehydrogenase: MTTPVYENFINGHFLKNQTGDTFAVKNPATDEVIYHVEIADEFIQNAAIESAKQGFAAWSAMTPIERSRILLKAVAILRERNDELAKVEVLDTGKPWQEAECVDVETGADVIEYFAGLAPAQVGQQQMVGNDFYYTRKEPLGICAGIGAWNYPLQIACWKSGPALAAGNAVIFKPSEETPLGAIKLAEIFIEAGVPAGVFNVVQGAAEVGQWLTANPNIEKVSFTGEVGTGKKVMASAAGSLKDVTMELGGKSPLLVFDDADVSQAVSAAMLGNFYTQGEICTNCTRIYVHKNVYQQFIDELKTRTEQNIIAGDPMDPEVNLGALISKKHQELVLGYIDKGIQEGATLLTGGKALSPASAPNGYFVEPTVFVDCNDDMTIVKEEIFGPVMSVLVFDDEDDVIQRANDTHLGLAAGVFTKDIQRAHRVIHQLQAGICWINSYGNSPAEMPVGGYKQSGIGRENGIETLDHYTQTKSIYVGMSNIESPF; encoded by the coding sequence ATGACCACACCTGTTTACGAAAATTTTATTAATGGCCATTTTTTAAAGAATCAAACTGGCGATACCTTTGCAGTTAAGAATCCTGCAACGGATGAAGTGATTTATCACGTTGAAATCGCTGATGAGTTTATTCAAAACGCGGCAATCGAAAGCGCAAAACAAGGGTTTGCAGCATGGTCTGCAATGACACCAATTGAGCGTAGCCGTATTCTATTAAAAGCCGTGGCAATCTTACGCGAACGTAACGATGAACTGGCAAAAGTAGAAGTACTTGATACGGGTAAGCCTTGGCAAGAAGCTGAGTGTGTCGATGTTGAAACTGGCGCCGATGTTATCGAATATTTTGCTGGTCTTGCTCCTGCGCAAGTGGGTCAGCAACAAATGGTTGGTAATGATTTTTACTACACACGTAAAGAGCCTTTAGGTATTTGTGCCGGTATTGGTGCATGGAACTACCCACTGCAAATTGCTTGTTGGAAATCAGGCCCTGCACTGGCTGCGGGTAATGCGGTTATTTTCAAACCTTCTGAAGAAACACCACTTGGTGCAATTAAACTTGCAGAGATTTTCATCGAAGCGGGTGTACCTGCTGGCGTATTCAACGTTGTGCAAGGCGCTGCTGAAGTAGGGCAATGGTTAACAGCAAACCCAAATATTGAAAAAGTGTCGTTCACTGGTGAAGTGGGCACAGGCAAAAAAGTAATGGCAAGTGCTGCTGGTTCACTTAAAGATGTAACCATGGAGCTTGGTGGTAAGTCACCGTTATTAGTATTTGATGATGCCGATGTATCACAAGCTGTTAGTGCGGCAATGCTAGGCAATTTTTATACGCAAGGCGAAATTTGCACTAACTGTACGCGCATTTATGTGCATAAAAATGTTTATCAGCAGTTTATTGATGAGCTGAAAACACGCACAGAGCAAAATATTATCGCTGGCGATCCAATGGATCCTGAGGTGAATTTAGGGGCGCTTATCTCTAAAAAACACCAAGAGCTTGTACTTGGCTATATCGATAAAGGTATTCAAGAAGGCGCAACCTTATTAACCGGCGGTAAGGCACTGTCACCTGCATCGGCGCCAAACGGCTACTTTGTGGAACCGACCGTTTTTGTCGACTGTAATGACGACATGACCATAGTTAAAGAAGAGATCTTTGGCCCGGTAATGAGCGTGTTGGTGTTTGATGATGAAGATGACGTTATTCAGCGTGCAAACGATACCCACCTAGGCTTAGCCGCAGGCGTGTTCACTAAAGATATTCAGCGTGCACACCGCGTGATCCACCAGTTACAGGCCGGTATTTGTTGGATAAACAGCTATGGTAATTCACCTGCAGAAATGCCAGTAGGTGGTTACAAGCAATCAGGTATCGGCCGTGAAAACGGTATCGAAACTTTAGATCACTATACCCAAACTAAATCGATTTATGTGGGTATGAGCAATATAGAGAGTCCATTTTAA
- the betI gene encoding transcriptional regulator BetI, with protein sequence MPKVGMEPVRRQQLIDATIESVAELGLQGTTINSISKKAGLSSGIISHYFGGKQGLIEATVRYLLTSLKQALLNQVTPQTSPEQRLMFIVEANFSRIQQQSNNTKTWLSFWAHSMHDAQLHRLQNVNSKRLFRNLLSSFKQLMSDSDANLAAELSAAMIDGLWLRAVLSKSDQDQFENCERLAKDYIRSLIKQYGA encoded by the coding sequence ATGCCGAAAGTTGGAATGGAACCTGTTCGTCGTCAGCAGTTAATTGACGCCACAATAGAGTCGGTTGCAGAGCTTGGTTTGCAAGGCACCACCATAAATAGCATTAGTAAAAAGGCAGGCTTATCGTCTGGTATTATCAGTCATTATTTTGGTGGTAAGCAGGGCTTAATTGAAGCCACTGTGCGTTATTTATTGACCAGCTTAAAGCAAGCACTTTTGAATCAAGTAACGCCACAAACTAGTCCAGAGCAACGATTAATGTTTATCGTTGAAGCAAACTTTTCGCGTATTCAGCAGCAAAGCAACAACACCAAAACTTGGTTGAGCTTTTGGGCACATTCAATGCACGACGCCCAGTTGCATCGCTTACAAAACGTAAATAGTAAACGTTTATTTAGAAACTTATTAAGCTCATTCAAACAGTTAATGAGCGATAGCGATGCCAATTTAGCTGCTGAGCTAAGTGCAGCCATGATCGATGGTTTATGGCTAAGAGCCGTATTAAGTAAGTCAGACCAAGATCAATTCGAAAATTGTGAGCGATTAGCCAAAGACTACATTCGTTCACTGATAAAACAGTATGGAGCCTAA
- a CDS encoding nuclear transport factor 2 family protein, whose translation MKHLYFLAICLLSTFSSQAKQANPELTALAQQYFNTMVATQAPNATNKELEAFLALLTDDVANQHLPYQTDDAREPDGKAMMRKGMTFYLGAHTEYQANLLDTFIFNDSAIALRYTHHAKGTHPQNQQEIEYTQTIMDVLEIEDGKIAVIRKYHE comes from the coding sequence ATGAAGCACCTTTATTTTCTGGCTATTTGCCTGTTGAGCACATTTAGCAGCCAAGCAAAGCAAGCTAACCCAGAGCTCACAGCATTAGCACAACAGTACTTTAATACCATGGTTGCAACACAAGCACCCAATGCCACCAACAAAGAGTTAGAAGCCTTTTTAGCTCTATTAACTGACGATGTAGCAAACCAACACTTACCTTATCAAACAGATGATGCAAGAGAGCCAGATGGCAAAGCGATGATGCGTAAAGGCATGACTTTTTACCTTGGGGCACACACTGAATACCAAGCAAACTTACTCGATACCTTTATTTTTAATGATTCTGCCATTGCCTTGCGTTATACCCATCATGCTAAAGGTACACACCCGCAAAACCAGCAAGAAATTGAATACACGCAGACCATTATGGATGTGCTCGAAATCGAAGATGGCAAGATAGCGGTTATTCGTAAATACCACGAATGA
- a CDS encoding MFS transporter: MPIALLALTLSAFAIGTTEFVIVGLVPTIADDLAVSLPSAGLLVSLYALGVAVGAPVLTALTGRWNRKHVLLSLMSLFVIGNLLAWQAPSYGSLITARVLTGFAHGVFFSIGSTIATGLVSKDKEASAIAIMFTGLTVALVTGVPLGTWIGQHFGWRATFLVVSLLGLIALVGSAFLIPSNLKQSKSATLGEQLKVMVQLRLLLVYLMTILGYGGTFTAFTYLAPILEQQTGFASATISLIMLVYGVSVAVGNIYGGKLADKKGPISALTIIFSALSIVLLVLTFTMQSKVAAVLTILVWGTFAFGNVPGLQVYVVKLAEKFTPNAVDVASGLNIAAFNIGIALGSVLGGVVVENYSLQDTAWIGAIISLAALIATRYSGYLDKRETPKPQTA; encoded by the coding sequence ATGCCAATAGCATTACTTGCGTTAACTCTCAGTGCGTTTGCCATAGGCACCACTGAGTTTGTGATTGTCGGCTTAGTGCCAACCATCGCTGATGATTTAGCGGTTTCGTTACCGAGTGCTGGGCTACTTGTTAGTTTGTACGCATTAGGTGTTGCGGTGGGGGCGCCAGTATTAACCGCGCTTACCGGACGCTGGAATCGAAAGCATGTATTACTTAGTTTAATGAGCCTATTTGTAATCGGTAATTTACTGGCTTGGCAAGCACCTAGTTATGGCAGTTTGATCACAGCAAGGGTTCTAACAGGCTTTGCCCATGGGGTGTTTTTCTCAATTGGTTCAACGATCGCAACAGGGCTTGTCAGTAAAGATAAAGAAGCCAGTGCCATCGCGATTATGTTTACAGGTTTAACGGTTGCATTAGTAACCGGTGTGCCATTAGGAACTTGGATTGGTCAGCACTTTGGTTGGCGAGCGACCTTTTTAGTGGTGTCTTTACTGGGCTTAATTGCACTTGTTGGTAGCGCGTTTTTAATTCCGAGTAACTTAAAGCAAAGTAAATCCGCTACTTTGGGTGAGCAGCTAAAAGTAATGGTGCAACTTAGGCTTTTACTGGTGTACTTGATGACCATACTTGGTTATGGCGGCACATTTACTGCCTTTACATATTTAGCGCCCATTCTAGAGCAGCAAACTGGTTTTGCATCAGCCACCATCAGCTTAATCATGCTGGTATATGGGGTATCGGTTGCTGTTGGTAATATCTACGGCGGTAAGTTAGCCGATAAAAAAGGCCCGATTAGTGCGTTGACTATTATCTTTAGTGCTTTAAGTATTGTGCTCTTGGTGCTGACCTTTACCATGCAATCTAAAGTCGCTGCGGTACTCACCATACTCGTATGGGGGACATTTGCGTTTGGTAATGTGCCTGGGCTGCAAGTTTATGTGGTTAAACTTGCCGAAAAGTTCACCCCGAATGCCGTCGATGTGGCATCAGGGTTAAACATTGCAGCGTTTAATATCGGTATTGCGCTGGGCTCAGTGTTAGGTGGTGTTGTCGTTGAAAACTACTCATTGCAAGACACTGCTTGGATTGGCGCTATCATCAGTTTAGCTGCGTTAATTGCAACACGATACAGCGGTTATTTAGATAAACGCGAGACCCCAAAGCCACAAACAGCTTAA
- a CDS encoding LysR substrate-binding domain-containing protein gives MSVISNTQDLEAFISVVDTGGFSSAANALDEQVAKISRAVTRLEKSLNVTLFNRTTRRIELTEEGQLFLGYAREALSQLAQGEESLKLLHCAPSGKLRVDAASPFVFHQLAPHLKAFTQAYPDIKLEITSHDNIIDLLEHKTDIAIRIGELADSNLHARTLGVSKLQLVASPDYLKAAPPLNELTDLASHQLIGFTDAPHLNHWPLTTPLDLKFSISASSGETVRQLCIQGHGITLLSEFMINEDLKAGRLIKVLEGEVLSPNRREKVHAVYYQNSGVSSRVLVFLDFIAPRLTL, from the coding sequence ATGAGCGTGATCTCCAACACCCAAGATTTAGAAGCATTTATTAGCGTGGTTGATACCGGCGGGTTCTCAAGTGCAGCCAATGCCTTAGATGAGCAAGTAGCAAAAATATCACGGGCGGTAACTCGGCTCGAAAAATCCTTAAACGTTACTTTATTTAACCGCACCACAAGGCGCATTGAGCTTACCGAAGAAGGCCAGTTATTTTTAGGCTATGCTAGAGAAGCACTGAGTCAGCTAGCACAAGGCGAAGAATCCTTAAAGCTTCTGCACTGTGCGCCATCAGGAAAATTAAGAGTCGATGCCGCAAGTCCTTTTGTGTTTCATCAATTAGCACCACATTTAAAAGCCTTTACCCAAGCTTATCCTGACATAAAACTCGAGATCACCAGCCACGACAACATTATCGATTTGCTTGAGCATAAAACCGATATTGCTATTCGTATTGGCGAACTCGCTGACTCAAACTTGCATGCACGCACTTTAGGTGTAAGTAAACTACAGCTCGTTGCCAGCCCTGATTATTTAAAAGCGGCACCACCATTAAATGAGCTAACCGACTTAGCCTCGCACCAGCTTATTGGTTTTACCGATGCGCCGCATTTAAATCACTGGCCACTAACCACGCCTTTAGACCTTAAATTTTCAATCAGTGCATCAAGTGGTGAAACTGTGCGCCAGCTTTGTATTCAAGGTCATGGCATTACCTTGTTGTCGGAATTTATGATCAACGAAGATTTAAAAGCAGGCCGTTTAATAAAAGTGCTCGAAGGCGAGGTACTGAGCCCTAATCGCCGCGAAAAAGTGCATGCGGTGTATTATCAAAACAGCGGTGTGTCATCACGAGTATTAGTGTTTTTAGACTTTATAGCACCAAGGTTAACGCTCTAG
- a CDS encoding alkene reductase, which yields MNKLFDTVQLAGHTLKNRIVMPPMTRSRSSQPGDIANELMADYYAQRASAGLIISEGTQISALGKGYAWTPGIYTAEQIAGWKKVTDKVHQAGGIMFAQLWHVGRVSHPSNTGGEQPISPSAIAAKNVKVFIDEDDKPDFVATAQPRAMSHDDIKQVINEYRQAARNAVDAGFDGIELHAANGYLINQFIDSESNQRTDEYGGSLENRLRFLQQVTQAVCDEIGAERVGVRLAPLTTLNGTVDDNPFETYIGAAKVLNDLNVAYLHIAEADWDDAPLMEQSFKQALRENYAGLMIYAGKYTGEKAEQALAAGWADLIGFGRPFVANPDLPARIEQGIELAKHDPDTLFGGGAKGYTDYPLATQ from the coding sequence ATGAACAAATTATTCGATACCGTACAACTTGCCGGTCATACATTAAAAAACCGCATTGTTATGCCACCGATGACCCGCTCTCGCTCATCACAACCGGGTGATATCGCCAATGAGTTAATGGCCGACTACTATGCACAGCGTGCCAGCGCCGGCTTAATTATCAGCGAAGGTACACAAATATCAGCCCTAGGTAAGGGTTATGCTTGGACACCGGGTATTTATACTGCCGAGCAAATTGCTGGCTGGAAGAAAGTAACCGACAAAGTTCATCAAGCTGGTGGCATTATGTTCGCTCAGCTTTGGCATGTTGGCCGAGTATCTCACCCAAGTAATACAGGTGGCGAGCAACCAATTTCGCCATCTGCTATTGCCGCTAAAAACGTTAAAGTTTTTATTGATGAAGATGACAAACCCGACTTTGTTGCCACAGCACAGCCTCGCGCAATGAGCCATGACGACATCAAACAGGTTATAAACGAATACCGCCAAGCAGCCCGTAATGCAGTTGATGCAGGGTTTGATGGTATTGAACTTCACGCTGCCAATGGTTACTTAATTAATCAATTTATTGATTCAGAGTCAAACCAACGCACTGATGAATACGGCGGCAGTTTAGAAAACCGCTTACGCTTTTTACAACAAGTGACACAAGCGGTTTGTGATGAAATTGGCGCTGAGCGTGTTGGCGTACGCCTTGCTCCACTCACAACCCTCAATGGGACGGTCGATGATAACCCATTTGAAACCTATATTGGCGCAGCAAAAGTACTCAATGACCTTAACGTTGCTTATTTGCACATTGCTGAAGCTGATTGGGATGATGCGCCTTTAATGGAGCAAAGTTTTAAGCAAGCGCTACGTGAAAACTATGCTGGATTAATGATTTATGCGGGCAAATACACTGGCGAGAAAGCAGAGCAAGCACTAGCCGCAGGCTGGGCTGATTTAATAGGTTTTGGTCGCCCGTTTGTTGCAAACCCTGACCTGCCAGCTCGTATTGAACAAGGCATTGAACTTGCGAAGCATGATCCAGATACCTTATTTGGAGGCGGTGCTAAAGGTTACACTGACTACCCTTTAGCAACGCAGTAA
- a CDS encoding acyltransferase: MSAAITLAQYVKKRTGVPLGHKDSLRNMLTRSLGASSFYLFWRYWNPVWSYYLSRYVMKPCNDIMPAWCALVVTFAVSGALHDLAVSLVKLKPIFFFTPWFTVMGILVLVSKHSQLQFSSAPWWLRALANISFIVLGYWLTSHLF; encoded by the coding sequence GTGTCTGCAGCTATTACCCTTGCTCAATACGTTAAAAAACGCACAGGTGTGCCCCTTGGGCATAAAGATTCGTTGCGCAATATGCTGACACGTTCTCTAGGTGCTAGCTCATTTTATTTATTTTGGCGATATTGGAACCCGGTCTGGAGCTATTATTTGTCTCGCTATGTGATGAAGCCTTGTAATGACATTATGCCGGCTTGGTGTGCCCTTGTTGTGACTTTTGCAGTCAGTGGGGCGCTGCACGATTTAGCGGTGAGTTTAGTGAAGTTAAAGCCAATATTCTTTTTTACTCCTTGGTTTACTGTGATGGGCATTTTGGTATTAGTAAGCAAGCACAGCCAACTCCAGTTTAGCTCTGCTCCTTGGTGGTTAAGAGCGCTCGCCAACATCAGCTTTATTGTGCTGGGCTATTGGTTGACGAGCCACCTTTTTTAG
- the hrpB gene encoding ATP-dependent helicase HrpB, whose product MLPVQDIYQSLLTTLQSNPMALLQAPPGAGKSTWLPLTLMREGHFKRIVMLEPRRLAARNIAQYLASQQNEKVGNSVGLRIRGESKVSSATKLEIVTEGMLTRMLQNDPELSDVDLLIFDEFHERSIAADTALAFALETQAALRDDLKILLMSATLDGDRYSEFFSCPIISSQGRSYPIDEVYIPLKDESRWLDDIPALIKQALSEQTGCALVFLPGQREIMRVQQSLNDLVDSVEVFSLYGEQNKNEQQAAIAPAKTGKRKVVLTTNVAETSLTIEGIRIVVDSGKRRAANFNLKTGVTELVTQSISRSSAIQRAGRAGRIEPGVVYRLGSKQTFERRNSHDAPEILTSDISQLLLEAKQWGASLAELSLLDPPSSQQVKQATALLKMLEAIDENEKLTPLGSQMLSYGADIRLSHMLIKAKQLEQRTPGIYVLAGYLTALLESRISMPADLNLALHSQHSKPHPVFKQQLNYWLSRLQLKPVNELKTEYLSLLVALAFPDRLAKKRGNGYLLANGAGADLSEEFWHNDDYIAIAHMGGHKGNRVFAAVAFMPSELEDELSHLFTEQTRCEYDEKAGRFIHQDELKLGAITIASQPSKQPLDKSERTKAWLNLFSKQGFSLFNEQPDSEQLLIRMSLASKLLPESFPLLNQDELIADNQWLAPYLDDIKNLEQLKKFNYSEAIKSCFDWQQQSLLNEHLPLRLTVPSGSNVKVTYQLDGPAKLSVRMQEVYGMTSTPLLAQGKLPLLMELLSPARRPLQLTQDLANFWQTSYRDVQKEMKGRYPKHFWPDNPATSQATNKVKSKM is encoded by the coding sequence GTGCTGCCAGTTCAAGATATTTATCAATCCCTGTTAACCACATTACAGAGTAACCCAATGGCTTTATTGCAAGCGCCACCGGGAGCGGGTAAATCGACATGGCTGCCTCTTACCCTAATGCGCGAAGGTCACTTTAAACGCATTGTTATGTTAGAGCCAAGACGACTGGCCGCACGCAATATTGCCCAGTATTTGGCAAGTCAGCAGAATGAAAAAGTCGGTAACAGTGTCGGCTTACGCATTCGTGGTGAATCAAAAGTAAGTTCTGCAACTAAACTCGAAATTGTCACCGAAGGCATGTTGACGCGTATGTTGCAAAATGACCCAGAGCTTAGTGATGTAGACTTACTTATTTTTGACGAGTTTCACGAGCGCTCAATTGCCGCAGATACGGCTTTGGCATTTGCCCTCGAAACACAGGCGGCACTTCGCGATGATTTAAAAATCTTACTGATGTCGGCAACCTTAGACGGCGATCGTTACAGTGAGTTTTTCAGCTGTCCGATTATTTCATCACAAGGACGAAGCTACCCCATTGATGAAGTGTATATTCCACTTAAAGACGAAAGCCGTTGGCTTGATGACATACCTGCACTAATAAAACAGGCGCTTAGTGAGCAAACGGGCTGTGCTTTAGTATTTTTGCCAGGGCAGCGTGAAATCATGCGCGTTCAGCAGTCTTTAAATGATTTAGTTGATAGCGTCGAAGTATTTAGCTTGTATGGTGAGCAAAATAAAAACGAGCAACAAGCTGCTATTGCGCCCGCTAAAACTGGCAAACGCAAAGTAGTGTTAACCACCAATGTCGCTGAAACCAGTTTGACCATTGAAGGAATACGCATTGTGGTTGATAGCGGCAAACGCCGTGCTGCCAATTTCAATTTAAAAACCGGTGTCACTGAGCTTGTTACGCAAAGTATTTCTCGTTCTTCAGCCATACAGCGCGCTGGTCGTGCTGGGCGAATTGAGCCGGGGGTTGTGTATCGATTAGGCTCTAAACAAACTTTTGAGCGCCGTAACAGCCATGATGCGCCAGAAATTCTGACCAGTGATATTAGTCAATTGTTATTAGAGGCAAAGCAGTGGGGGGCATCACTTGCTGAGCTTAGCTTACTCGACCCACCTAGTAGCCAGCAGGTTAAACAGGCAACGGCACTTTTGAAAATGCTCGAAGCCATTGATGAAAATGAAAAGCTGACACCCCTTGGTAGTCAAATGCTGAGCTATGGAGCCGATATTCGCCTCTCGCACATGCTCATTAAGGCAAAGCAACTAGAGCAGCGTACGCCTGGTATTTATGTATTAGCGGGGTATTTAACTGCACTGCTTGAAAGCCGCATTAGTATGCCAGCGGATCTTAATTTGGCATTGCATAGCCAGCACAGCAAACCGCACCCAGTATTTAAGCAGCAATTAAATTATTGGCTATCGCGCTTGCAACTCAAGCCGGTTAATGAGCTTAAAACAGAGTACTTGTCGCTGCTGGTGGCGCTTGCCTTTCCTGACCGCCTAGCCAAAAAGCGCGGTAATGGTTATTTACTTGCCAATGGTGCAGGCGCCGATTTAAGTGAGGAGTTTTGGCATAACGATGATTATATTGCCATTGCGCATATGGGCGGCCATAAGGGAAACCGTGTTTTTGCTGCTGTTGCCTTTATGCCAAGTGAGCTTGAAGATGAGCTTTCGCATTTATTTACTGAGCAAACTCGCTGCGAATACGATGAAAAAGCAGGGCGTTTTATCCATCAAGATGAGCTAAAGCTCGGTGCTATCACCATAGCGAGTCAACCAAGTAAACAGCCCCTAGATAAGAGCGAGCGTACTAAAGCGTGGTTAAACTTATTTAGTAAGCAGGGCTTTTCGTTATTTAATGAACAGCCCGACAGTGAGCAGTTACTTATTCGAATGAGCTTGGCAAGTAAGCTGTTACCAGAGTCATTCCCGCTTTTAAATCAAGATGAATTAATTGCCGATAACCAATGGCTTGCACCTTATTTGGATGATATTAAAAACCTTGAGCAATTAAAAAAGTTCAATTACAGCGAAGCAATTAAAAGCTGTTTTGATTGGCAGCAGCAAAGCCTATTGAATGAACACCTGCCCTTGCGATTAACTGTGCCAAGTGGTTCAAATGTAAAAGTGACCTATCAGCTCGATGGCCCAGCAAAGCTCAGTGTGCGCATGCAAGAAGTGTATGGCATGACCAGCACGCCTTTGCTTGCGCAAGGTAAACTGCCGTTATTAATGGAGTTATTATCACCAGCGCGGCGACCGCTGCAGTTAACTCAAGACCTAGCTAACTTTTGGCAAACGAGTTACCGCGATGTGCAAAAAGAAATGAAAGGGCGTTACCCAAAACATTTTTGGCCAGACAACCCCGCCACCAGCCAAGCGACTAATAAAGTAAAAAGTAAGATGTGA
- a CDS encoding substrate-binding periplasmic protein, which translates to MFRIYTRILITLLLLVFPFQKAFSQQKITVALGNTLPPWVMVEDNTGIIPDLLRATLGVHGYQIHFVYVPYARRIPLYTENLVDVVSDINEKVIETHQMSGYFSDIAYSYENFAFSLAKQNLQLSSIAQLKHFSVLSWQGAKELLTPEYQAMARENPQYAETYDQLAQVQLLYRERYEVIQMDGKIFDYYRALININDEIDVSKPVQRFALFGKNPSGFLFRDEALRDLFNENLRKLKSTEEYTRIINRYTSKSH; encoded by the coding sequence TTGTTCAGGATTTACACCCGTATTTTAATCACCTTGCTACTTTTAGTTTTCCCGTTTCAAAAAGCGTTTAGTCAGCAAAAAATTACGGTTGCACTTGGCAATACACTACCACCTTGGGTGATGGTTGAAGACAACACAGGCATTATTCCTGACTTACTTCGTGCAACACTCGGTGTTCACGGTTATCAAATACACTTTGTCTACGTTCCCTATGCAAGACGGATCCCTTTGTATACTGAGAACTTAGTTGATGTTGTGTCTGATATTAATGAAAAAGTTATCGAAACCCATCAAATGAGCGGTTACTTTTCAGATATTGCTTACAGCTACGAGAACTTCGCTTTTAGTCTGGCCAAGCAAAACCTGCAGCTTAGCTCTATTGCACAATTAAAACACTTTAGTGTTCTTTCATGGCAAGGTGCAAAAGAATTACTCACACCAGAATATCAAGCAATGGCCAGAGAAAACCCACAATACGCAGAAACCTATGATCAACTTGCACAAGTACAGCTTTTGTATCGAGAGCGCTACGAGGTGATCCAGATGGACGGTAAAATTTTTGATTATTATCGAGCGTTAATTAATATCAATGACGAAATTGATGTCTCTAAACCTGTGCAACGATTTGCGTTATTTGGCAAAAACCCCAGTGGCTTTTTATTTCGAGACGAAGCCTTAAGAGACCTGTTTAACGAGAACTTGCGTAAACTAAAATCAACTGAAGAATACACGCGGATAATCAATCGCTACACATCTAAGAGCCACTAA
- a CDS encoding CsbD family protein: MNSDRLEGNWKELKGKAQRKWGDLTDDDLDKIEGSRKELVGKLQQKYGKSKEEAEREVSDLEKSH, translated from the coding sequence ATGAACAGCGATCGTTTAGAAGGCAACTGGAAAGAGCTTAAAGGTAAAGCACAACGTAAATGGGGTGACCTTACCGATGATGATTTAGATAAAATTGAAGGTAGCCGTAAAGAGCTGGTTGGTAAACTTCAGCAAAAATACGGTAAATCGAAGGAAGAAGCTGAGCGTGAAGTAAGCGACTTAGAAAAAAGCCATTAA
- a CDS encoding GGDEF domain-containing protein: MIDTVNASEKDKARFLRVFAFIGSITSFLMAITSYQDGYHPLSYLLIIGGFVFASPFVIKNRDETIAVLMLYALYSMMCFLIVSGGSNGTGPLWLFIVSPVTFFIRGLKRGAFDLILLASIISVLFYFTDQFGYYSYPSHYFPTRVMLCFSILCILAGFYEYYRNKYSLQLMEQLKLNQKLARTDAMTELANRRYATECLQDKRFGEGAVFLLMDVDNFKQINDTYGHQVGDEVLIFFADVFKNVCTEEDVISRWGGEEFLIVIPTGHELRARKVAEKIHKKLAEKPFTSGLHRFHVTLSIGLYVRVADESMDHCLNIADKRLYRAKSQGKNQTVAEVDLAKHEPA; this comes from the coding sequence GTGATTGATACAGTGAATGCGAGTGAGAAAGATAAAGCGCGATTTTTACGTGTTTTTGCATTTATTGGTTCGATCACCTCGTTTTTAATGGCGATCACCAGCTATCAAGATGGTTACCACCCCCTTAGCTATTTATTAATTATTGGCGGCTTTGTGTTTGCCTCACCTTTCGTTATTAAAAATCGTGACGAAACCATCGCAGTACTTATGCTGTACGCCCTCTATTCGATGATGTGTTTTTTAATTGTTTCTGGGGGGAGTAATGGCACTGGGCCATTGTGGCTGTTTATTGTATCCCCCGTGACATTTTTTATTCGTGGTTTAAAGCGCGGAGCATTTGATCTTATCTTGCTTGCCAGTATTATCTCGGTGCTTTTCTATTTTACCGATCAATTTGGTTATTACAGTTATCCGAGTCACTACTTTCCTACACGTGTCATGCTGTGTTTCTCGATTTTATGTATTTTGGCCGGCTTCTATGAATATTACCGTAACAAATACAGCTTGCAGTTAATGGAGCAACTTAAACTTAATCAAAAACTTGCTCGCACTGACGCGATGACAGAACTCGCTAACCGTCGCTACGCAACAGAATGCTTGCAAGATAAGCGCTTTGGCGAAGGGGCAGTGTTCTTGCTGATGGATGTTGATAACTTTAAACAAATCAACGACACCTACGGTCATCAAGTGGGCGATGAGGTGCTAATATTTTTCGCTGATGTATTTAAGAACGTGTGCACAGAAGAAGATGTTATTTCCCGTTGGGGCGGCGAAGAGTTTTTAATAGTGATCCCAACAGGGCATGAGCTTAGAGCCAGAAAAGTCGCTGAAAAAATCCATAAGAAGCTCGCTGAAAAGCCATTTACGAGCGGCCTGCATCGTTTTCATGTCACCTTAAGTATTGGCTTGTACGTGCGTGTCGCTGATGAGAGCATGGATCACTGTTTGAACATTGCCGATAAACGGCTTTACCGCGCTAAATCGCAAGGTAAAAATCAAACGGTTGCTGAAGTCGATTTAGCAAAGCATGAGCCAGCTTGA